A single window of Eucalyptus grandis isolate ANBG69807.140 chromosome 1, ASM1654582v1, whole genome shotgun sequence DNA harbors:
- the LOC104434028 gene encoding heavy metal-associated isoprenylated plant protein 28, whose translation MADMQIVPAYKTNVEPQYVEMMVPLYSYGCERKIKKALSHTKGIYSVNVDYNQQKVTVWGICNKYDVLETMKAKRKESRFWNPEDNHGGTDLADEDGLQSCEGAGSVKHLIKSGSLSWRAWKRIFTRSNSI comes from the exons atggcAGACATGCAGATCGTTCCGGCTTACAAAACCAATGTGGAGCCACAGTACGTGGAGATGATGGTGCCTCTGTATTCCTACGGTTGCGAGAGGAAGATCAAGAAGGCATTGTCTCATACAAAGG GAATATACTCGGTGAACGTAGACTACAACCAGCAGAAGGTGACGGTGTGGGGGATCTGCAACAAATACGACGTGCTGGAGACCATGAAGGCCAAGAGAAAAGAATCTCGTTTCTGGAACCCGGAAGACAACCACGGCGGCACGGATTTAGCCGATGAAGATGGCTTGCAATCTTGTGAGGGCGCCGGCAGCGTTAAGCATCTGATCAAGTCCGGGTCTCTGAGCTGGAGAGCGTGGAAGAGAATCTTCACGAGATCCAATTCCATTTGA